One genomic window of Peromyscus maniculatus bairdii isolate BWxNUB_F1_BW_parent chromosome 2, HU_Pman_BW_mat_3.1, whole genome shotgun sequence includes the following:
- the Ldlrad1 gene encoding low-density lipoprotein receptor class A domain-containing protein 1 isoform X3 produces MSVGAMNKIFPQGDSESHAAAGKRARPGGEGCGPCCCSRRGACLSASLLLLLAGLAVLLVVATVLGRPPRTPETRFCVTMTNRTGFLCHDRRQCIPAHGVCDGIRTCAHGEDEEESLCRDVPQSLPSFLLAHCGDPASWIYSDQKCDGTNNCGDCSDELSPVTVCPPCGPGWWPCTPTVFRYCSCIPRVLCRDRVQHCADWSDEYICPGP; encoded by the exons ATGAGTGTTGGAGCCATGAACAAGATCTTCCCCCAG GGAGATTCCGAGAGCCACGCTGCTGCTGGAAAGCGAGCCCGCCCTGGAGGGGAAG GCTGCGGCCCCTGCTGCTGCTCCCGCCGTGGGGCCTGCCTCTCGGCCTCCCTGCTGCTACTGCTGGCCGGGCTCGCCGTCTTGCTTGTCGTGGCCACTGTCCTCGGACGTCCGCCCCGCACCCCAG AGACCCGGTTCTGTGTGACAATGACCAACAGGACGGGCTTCTTATGCCATGACCGAAGGCAGTGCATCCCGGCCCACGGGGTGTGTGATGGCATCCGCACCTGTGCCCATGgtgaagatgaggaggagagctTGTGCC GAGATGTGCCCCAGAGCCTCCCCAGTTTCCTCCTGGCCCACTGTGGAGACCCAGCCTCCTGGATCTACTCGGACCAGAAATGTGATGGCACCAACAACTGTGGGGACTGCTCGGATGAACTGAGCCCAG TGACTGTGTGCCCACCTTGTGGCCCGGGATGGTGGCCCTGCACTCCCACTGTCTTCAGGTACTGCAGCTGCATCCCAAGGGTCCTGTGCCGGGACCGCGTACAGCACTGTGCTGACTGGTCAGATGAGTACATCTGTCCTGGACCCTGA
- the Ldlrad1 gene encoding low-density lipoprotein receptor class A domain-containing protein 1 isoform X4: protein MSVGAMNKIFPQGDSESHAAAGKRARPGGEETRFCVTMTNRTGFLCHDRRQCIPAHGVCDGIRTCAHGEDEEESLCRDVPQSLPSFLLAHCGDPASWIYSDQKCDGTNNCGDCSDELSPVTVCPPCGPGWWPCTPTVFRYCSCIPRVLCRDRVQHCADWSDEYICPGP, encoded by the exons ATGAGTGTTGGAGCCATGAACAAGATCTTCCCCCAG GGAGATTCCGAGAGCCACGCTGCTGCTGGAAAGCGAGCCCGCCCTGGAGGGGAAG AGACCCGGTTCTGTGTGACAATGACCAACAGGACGGGCTTCTTATGCCATGACCGAAGGCAGTGCATCCCGGCCCACGGGGTGTGTGATGGCATCCGCACCTGTGCCCATGgtgaagatgaggaggagagctTGTGCC GAGATGTGCCCCAGAGCCTCCCCAGTTTCCTCCTGGCCCACTGTGGAGACCCAGCCTCCTGGATCTACTCGGACCAGAAATGTGATGGCACCAACAACTGTGGGGACTGCTCGGATGAACTGAGCCCAG TGACTGTGTGCCCACCTTGTGGCCCGGGATGGTGGCCCTGCACTCCCACTGTCTTCAGGTACTGCAGCTGCATCCCAAGGGTCCTGTGCCGGGACCGCGTACAGCACTGTGCTGACTGGTCAGATGAGTACATCTGTCCTGGACCCTGA
- the Ldlrad1 gene encoding low-density lipoprotein receptor class A domain-containing protein 1 isoform X2: MSLGCEGPAVCPVCFWSLGQGDSESHAAAGKRARPGGEGCGPCCCSRRGACLSASLLLLLAGLAVLLVVATVLGRPPRTPETRFCVTMTNRTGFLCHDRRQCIPAHGVCDGIRTCAHGEDEEESLCRDVPQSLPSFLLAHCGDPASWIYSDQKCDGTNNCGDCSDELSPVTVCPPCGPGWWPCTPTVFRYCSCIPRVLCRDRVQHCADWSDEYICPGP; encoded by the exons ATGAGTCTGGGCTGTGAGGGACCAGCGGTTTGCCCAGTCTGCTTCTGGTCTCTTGGGCAGGGAGATTCCGAGAGCCACGCTGCTGCTGGAAAGCGAGCCCGCCCTGGAGGGGAAG GCTGCGGCCCCTGCTGCTGCTCCCGCCGTGGGGCCTGCCTCTCGGCCTCCCTGCTGCTACTGCTGGCCGGGCTCGCCGTCTTGCTTGTCGTGGCCACTGTCCTCGGACGTCCGCCCCGCACCCCAG AGACCCGGTTCTGTGTGACAATGACCAACAGGACGGGCTTCTTATGCCATGACCGAAGGCAGTGCATCCCGGCCCACGGGGTGTGTGATGGCATCCGCACCTGTGCCCATGgtgaagatgaggaggagagctTGTGCC GAGATGTGCCCCAGAGCCTCCCCAGTTTCCTCCTGGCCCACTGTGGAGACCCAGCCTCCTGGATCTACTCGGACCAGAAATGTGATGGCACCAACAACTGTGGGGACTGCTCGGATGAACTGAGCCCAG TGACTGTGTGCCCACCTTGTGGCCCGGGATGGTGGCCCTGCACTCCCACTGTCTTCAGGTACTGCAGCTGCATCCCAAGGGTCCTGTGCCGGGACCGCGTACAGCACTGTGCTGACTGGTCAGATGAGTACATCTGTCCTGGACCCTGA
- the Ldlrad1 gene encoding low-density lipoprotein receptor class A domain-containing protein 1 isoform X1, whose amino-acid sequence MPSSSLATPQASPPTPSAQKACSWRSLSALPRPMNQLVFLRPLHHAKLVRALSTLPQPSFRLTLQTQVLLAGDWKRCGPCCCSRRGACLSASLLLLLAGLAVLLVVATVLGRPPRTPETRFCVTMTNRTGFLCHDRRQCIPAHGVCDGIRTCAHGEDEEESLCRDVPQSLPSFLLAHCGDPASWIYSDQKCDGTNNCGDCSDELSPVTVCPPCGPGWWPCTPTVFRYCSCIPRVLCRDRVQHCADWSDEYICPGP is encoded by the exons ATGCCTTCATCCTCGCTAGCCACCCCTCAGGCCTCTCCTCCCACACCCTCTGCCCAGAAAGCCTGCTCTTGGAggtctctctctgccctgccccGACCTATGAATCAGCTGGTTTTCCTGAGGCCCCTGCATCACGCGAAGCTCGTCAGAGCCCTGTCCACACTTCCTCAGCCATCCTTTCGTTTGACACTACAGACTCAGGTCTTGCTGGCAGGTGACTGGAAAC GCTGCGGCCCCTGCTGCTGCTCCCGCCGTGGGGCCTGCCTCTCGGCCTCCCTGCTGCTACTGCTGGCCGGGCTCGCCGTCTTGCTTGTCGTGGCCACTGTCCTCGGACGTCCGCCCCGCACCCCAG AGACCCGGTTCTGTGTGACAATGACCAACAGGACGGGCTTCTTATGCCATGACCGAAGGCAGTGCATCCCGGCCCACGGGGTGTGTGATGGCATCCGCACCTGTGCCCATGgtgaagatgaggaggagagctTGTGCC GAGATGTGCCCCAGAGCCTCCCCAGTTTCCTCCTGGCCCACTGTGGAGACCCAGCCTCCTGGATCTACTCGGACCAGAAATGTGATGGCACCAACAACTGTGGGGACTGCTCGGATGAACTGAGCCCAG TGACTGTGTGCCCACCTTGTGGCCCGGGATGGTGGCCCTGCACTCCCACTGTCTTCAGGTACTGCAGCTGCATCCCAAGGGTCCTGTGCCGGGACCGCGTACAGCACTGTGCTGACTGGTCAGATGAGTACATCTGTCCTGGACCCTGA